A section of the Pirellulales bacterium genome encodes:
- a CDS encoding class I SAM-dependent methyltransferase: protein MAAVRPAEVLDVGCASGELAERLFWSDGSVSVRKGVTYYGIDSSAEQIQHAQRRHGDAGRFQVARAECVSFPDSSFDLVIVCEVLEHLERPGIALMEIARLTRKFALISVPWEPVWRICNYARGAYLSQFGNTPGHVQYFSRKGIRALVAPHFEILKELHPFPWTMLLLQKRQP, encoded by the coding sequence GTGGCAGCCGTACGCCCGGCGGAAGTGCTTGACGTCGGCTGCGCTTCGGGCGAACTTGCGGAGCGCCTTTTCTGGTCGGACGGGAGCGTAAGCGTCAGGAAGGGAGTAACCTATTACGGGATCGACAGCAGTGCCGAGCAGATTCAACACGCGCAGCGTCGTCACGGCGATGCAGGGCGATTCCAAGTCGCGCGAGCGGAATGCGTATCGTTTCCAGATTCATCGTTCGACCTGGTTATCGTGTGCGAAGTTCTGGAACACCTCGAAAGACCAGGAATCGCCCTGATGGAAATCGCGCGGCTGACGCGGAAGTTCGCGCTTATTAGCGTTCCGTGGGAGCCAGTTTGGAGAATCTGCAACTACGCTCGGGGCGCTTATTTGTCACAGTTCGGCAACACGCCGGGGCATGTTCAGTATTTCAGTCGCAAAGGGATCCGAGCGCTCGTCGCGCCGCATTTCGAAATCCTCAAAGAGTTGCATCCCTTTCCGTGGACGATGCTGCTCCTGCAGAAGCGCCAGCCCTAA